GTGATTTAGCTAATCATAAAAAAGAACTTAAAGAATTCGTCAAGTCTTCGGATATGAAGGTTAAATCAGAAAAAGAAGCTATAGCCCTTTTAAATTTCTATGACCAATTGGGAAGCGCTCAATAATAATCGCAAGAGCTGGTTCAAAACCTGACATCGAAAGTAGTGTATGATTCGCCGCTATTCTCCTCTTTCACGTCCAGGTTTTGAACATAGGCTGAGCGTGGTCCTTTCTTACATTTTTCAATGAGCTGATTCACCAGTTTTTCATCTCCCTGCAAAACAGCTTCAACCCTGCCATCCTGCAGATTCTTGACCCAGCCCTTAACCCCGAGCGACCGTGCGTTCGTTTTTGTGAAATGCCGGAATCCCACACCCTGAACACGTCCAGATATGAAAATATGTTTCTTCACAAATCTACCTTTTTGTATTTAATGTTCTATTTTAAGCCTGTTAGTATTATAAAATGGTTTCTTTACCTTAGAGTTCAATTATTTTCAAGAATATGACATTAACCCAGCTTTCTTACATCGTTGCTGTTGATAAACACCGGCATTTTGCCACAGCAGCCCAAAAAATATACATCACCCAGCCTACCCTTAGTATGCAGATTCAGAAGCTGGAGGATGAACTTGGTGTACTTATATTTGATCGTTCAAAGACGCCGGTTGTTCCCACTGCCATGGGTGAAGAAATCATCGAGCAGGCCAAGCTTATTCTGAGCGGAGCCAAGCATATCGAAGATATGGTGGCCGTTCAGGGAGACAATCTCCGGGGCACCTTTCGTGTGGGGATCATCCCAACCATTGCCCCTTATTTAGTTCCTCTTTTCCTGAAATCTTTTGTAGACACCTATCCGGAGGTTGAACTCATTTTTGAAGAAGCCCTAACCGCAGAAGTGCTGAAAGGACTGAACGAAGACTATTTTGATGTCGGCATCATAGCTACACCCACCGACAAGCACATGTATGAAAAAGACCTGTTCCTGGAACCTTTCCTGGGATATGTAAGTGCCGATCATGAACTGGCCAAAAAAGACAAGCTTTGCATCGACGATCTCTACAAAGAAGATCTTTGGCTGCTGAATGAAGGCCACTGCTTCCGCGACCAAACCATCAAGATCTGCAAGCAGAATAACGAGAAGCTCAATAAAGCGCCGATCATTTTTGAAAGCGGCAACCTGGAAACGCTCAAGCGCCTGGTGGAACAGAACTTTGGTATCACCCTGATGCCCTACCTCGCGATGAATGATTACGACACCCGCTGTGCCAATGGGGTTGTAAAACAGTTTGAGGACCCGATTCCATCCCGTAAAATCCGGCTTGTGTACAGCCGCGAGTTTTTGAAGAAAAACCTGATTGAAGCCTTTGCCGATATCATAAAAAGCTCCATACCTGAAGAGCTGGAATCACAAGACGAGGCCATGGTCATCGAGTAATGGAACACAGCCTCACGCTCTGGATTGTTTTCAACATTTTTATTGTAGCCATGCTGATTATAGACCTGATGGTCTTTAATCGCAATGAACATGAAATCAGCATCAAGGAATCATTGGTATGGACAGGGGTCTGGATTTTCCTTGCCTGTGTATTTGGTGTCGGGATTTACTTCTATATGGACCCGGCCAGCTCTCTCGATTACTTCACCGGCTACCTGATTGAGAAATCCCTCAGCGTAGATAACATCTTCGTGTTTATCCTTGTGTTCTCCTATTTCGGCGTTCCGCCTAAGTACCAGCATAAAGTGCTTTTCTGGGGGATTTTCGGAGCACTCGTTCTTCGGTTCCTGTTCATCTTTTTAGGAGTGGCTCTCATCGAACGCTTTGAATGGATCGTCTACATCTTCGGAGCATTCCTGGTTTATACCGGATTGAAAATGGCTTTTGAGACGGAAAAGGAAGTCCACCCCGAGCGTAACCCGCTGCTCAAACTGACACGAAAATTTATCCCCGTCACTAACAAATTTGACGGACCGCATTTCCTCACCCGCGTCAATGGAAAGCTGATGGCTACCCCGCTTTTTGTGGTACTTATTGTGATTGAAACAACCGATGTGGTATTTGCCATCGACTCCATTCCCGCCATCCTCGCCATCACCACCGATGAGTTCCTGGTATACAGCTCCAACGCCTTCGCCATTTTAGGATTGCGCGCCCTGTACTTTGCGCTAAACGGGGTGATGAAACTGTTCCACTACCTGCACTACGGCTTGGCGGCGATCCTTTCTTTTGTGGGAATCAAAATGCTGATTGCTGATTTTTATCACGTTCCCACTCCCTGGGCACTTGGCTTTGTAGGATTTGCCTTGACTGCTTCTATTGTCGCTTCCATGCTATTTCCCAAAGAAGATGCTGAAATACCACAGGCCCCGGAAGAAGAGTAGGCTGACCTTGCTTTCCACCTTCGCTGTCATCCTGAGCGAAGTGATTTATTT
The genomic region above belongs to Gracilimonas sp. and contains:
- a CDS encoding TerC family protein — its product is MEHSLTLWIVFNIFIVAMLIIDLMVFNRNEHEISIKESLVWTGVWIFLACVFGVGIYFYMDPASSLDYFTGYLIEKSLSVDNIFVFILVFSYFGVPPKYQHKVLFWGIFGALVLRFLFIFLGVALIERFEWIVYIFGAFLVYTGLKMAFETEKEVHPERNPLLKLTRKFIPVTNKFDGPHFLTRVNGKLMATPLFVVLIVIETTDVVFAIDSIPAILAITTDEFLVYSSNAFAILGLRALYFALNGVMKLFHYLHYGLAAILSFVGIKMLIADFYHVPTPWALGFVGFALTASIVASMLFPKEDAEIPQAPEEE
- a CDS encoding LysR substrate-binding domain-containing protein, with protein sequence MTLTQLSYIVAVDKHRHFATAAQKIYITQPTLSMQIQKLEDELGVLIFDRSKTPVVPTAMGEEIIEQAKLILSGAKHIEDMVAVQGDNLRGTFRVGIIPTIAPYLVPLFLKSFVDTYPEVELIFEEALTAEVLKGLNEDYFDVGIIATPTDKHMYEKDLFLEPFLGYVSADHELAKKDKLCIDDLYKEDLWLLNEGHCFRDQTIKICKQNNEKLNKAPIIFESGNLETLKRLVEQNFGITLMPYLAMNDYDTRCANGVVKQFEDPIPSRKIRLVYSREFLKKNLIEAFADIIKSSIPEELESQDEAMVIE
- a CDS encoding acylphosphatase, coding for MKKHIFISGRVQGVGFRHFTKTNARSLGVKGWVKNLQDGRVEAVLQGDEKLVNQLIEKCKKGPRSAYVQNLDVKEENSGESYTTFDVRF